One Salvia splendens isolate huo1 chromosome 1, SspV2, whole genome shotgun sequence genomic window, GGTTGTAAGATAAAACACACAATTTTTTAGGCAAGGGAATATGCATAATAGATAATGCCATTATCATTTGTATCTAACTGTAAGTTTTGTCGCACACAAATACACCCAGCATGTTCAATGGAATGTTTCTTGCAATTGATCCCAAAGCAAAGTGCAATAGAGCAACTCACAGCTACGAAGGGGCATTGGGTGTTGAATCTTTGGTGGCAGCAGTGTTGATCTGCTTGGAGAGATAGGCTTCGTAGATGTCAACGACAACACGGGGGTCCTTGTCGACCAGCTCAGCATACTCGTCCCGCTTGGTGACCTTGTCCATATGGTCAAGGACGAGGGAGAGGGCAGAGTCTAGCAGGGTCTTGGCGCAGTGCTGGTGGGCGAAGGCGTAGTAAGGGAGGGAATTCTCCCAGTTGAGTCTGGACATGAGATATTTCTCGCAGTAGGTCTTGAGGTGCTTCACTTGGTATTTCTCAGCCAAAATCAAGAGATCGCAGGCCATGTTCTCGTCAAGGCAAGCTTCTGCGGTGTAGAGATAGTTCACGAATGCTCGGAGCGCATCGTATGAGACGTCATTCATCTTGATTGTCCCGCTCAGCCTCTCCTCCATCTCGTTTTCCAGCATTGCCCTAAATACCGGCGATCGACTCGCCTGTGTAGCAATCCACATACTAGGAATAAGCAGCTACCAAACAATTGAACAATGAATTGCTGTAGCATCACGGATTGATCGATAAAAATGCTAAAAACTACACTTGTTTGCGTGTAATTTGATCGAGATAGTGGATTTAAAAAATTTAGCTAATATAGAATTATAACTATAGGAGAGACTGGGAAGCAGAAGTGTAATGTACCAAAACAGCGCGATGGGCGGGGATGGAGGGGGAGTTGCAGAGCATATCGGGGGAATCCGGCGACCCACAGGCGACCAAAACGACGTCGGAGAAGCAGGGGGTGTTGGCCCTAGCTGCGGAGTGGGAGGTGGAACAGAGGAGAAGGAGGAAATTGACCTTGGACTTGAGTTCCTCGATCTCTAGCTTGTGTTCCTCCTCCGTCTCGCCGGCCTCCTCGTAGCACTCACGGCACGTGCCGGCGCTGCGATCGCCGTAGTCCTCCTTGCACGACAGGCACTTCATCATCCTCAACCGCCGCCGTGCCGCCGCCGAGGAAGACGCGTCGTCGGCGTCTTCTTCTTCGTCCTCTTCCTCTTCAGAATCCGCGTCGGAATCGGAGGAGAACCGCCGCCTCCGCTGGTGGCTCCGCCTCATTGAGTGcgttttttttatctatattgtGAAATTAAACTTCAGTAGTTCCTTATACACTCTCCTCCTCCAAAAAATAatgtattattaatattatttaatgtgACTCGCATGATTAATAGTCTATATAATGGGgtttggtttccaagataaaataatattaagatAAAATTTAGGATTgattatgagattattttagtaatGGGGATtcctatgactaattatccatgattatccatctagaattgagATGTagggttgaatctcatgaatcAATCGCATTATAAATTTAATCTcgaatacaatcttgcaaaccgaacgcTCCTAAGTAGATTAATTTTGATGATCACAACACAATAGCAAAATTGGACTATATATATACCTCCCGGCTGCTTCCTCGTCTCATTTGTCCGCCTTCGTCGTCTCTTGTTCTACTTTTGGTTGTTAGGCTGAAAGCCTGGAAACTGAGGTGGCAGCAGCAATGTTTAATCCTCTGATGCTTCTGttcttctctctctatctctcgaACTTGTGTCCTCATTTTGTTGTTTGAGAATGGATAATTGTTTTCTTGAATATCACAAGcaacttcaaaaataaatttcaaatttcatttcataaattGTTCTTACAAAATCCTATACCTAAACCTTTAAACTCTGACTACAAACCGTCAAATCTACTAGTATAGATTACATACCATGAACATAGCCTGCACCTCTACAACTATGTTGTTCGTCTCCCGGCTGCCCATGGCTGGAGACGAATATATATAAGTACGACACGCTATATCGATTCGACACCATGATCATCACATCTATGCGGCACCGATACGGATACGTGTATCCGTATCCGAAGGATACGGATACGCGGGTACGGCTCTTTCCCAAACAACCCAATACGCGGAtacgttttaactattttttttaataaataataatagtgcataataaattacaaaattgatattctAATTCAACATAGAGACATTAAAGGTCTATTACACTCAGATTTGGAGATGCCATACTGCTGAAATTGAAAGCTCTAACAGGGGAAGGGAGAGAACGATGTCAAGAACCTTGCTGCAGCCGCGCGGGCGTgggtcgtcgtcgtcgtcgcaGTGGCGGCGCAGGCGCGAGTCGGGCGTGGGGACGAGCTGGGGTAGGGCAACACATTAGCCGCTGCTTATATACTCCTTTCAACAGGGCTCCTTTAGATGGGCTTTAAACTGGGCCGTATCCACCGAAGATACGTATCGAATCTGAGGTTTCccggcccaatacggcccaCCTCGCGGATACGCCCAGGATACGTATCGTCGGTGTATCCGTCGCGTATCagtatcggatacgtatccgatacgcGATACGGCAACAGGGTGACGTATCGGTGTTGTAGAGCATCACATAGTTAGTTCACTATCGCTGACTTCTAAGCTAATACTCGCGGATACGCCCAGGATACGTATCGTCGGTGTATCCGTCGCGTATCagtatcggatacgtatccgatacgcGATACGGCAACAGGGTGACGTATCGGTGTTGTAGAGCATCACATAGTTAGTTCACTATCGCTGACTTCTAAGCTAATATAATCCGGGAATTGTCCTTCATGCACAACTATGTCATCCTTACCTTTTGAGGAGAGCTTCTCTACTGCTGCTGATGCTGAGCTCCAGTCATTAACTCCTACTAGTCCGCCATCAAAGTAGCGGCCTCTTACAACCTTTTGCTCGATAGTTGGtttcatttctttcttttttggatGGTGCAGACTGCACGTCGATGCTTGAGGACACACTCCAGTTGCTTCAGAAGCAGGGCAGACGTAGGTGTGTTTCTTCCGGCACTGCAAGTTCAGAAACATGATCACTAGCGTGTGTTGCATCTTAAAATATCGTGTGCCTTGAATGGAATACGGTGGTGGCTTTTGCTGTACTTCAAGATCCAGCTCTCTAGCTTTGAGGATGAACTTTTTAACAGACAAAACGCAACAAGGAGACAAACGGGATAGAAGAGAAGCTATATTTGAAAGTTGAAACTAATGCAATAAGCTAAGGTTGTCATAATCGTGTTTTCTGAAAAGAACACCTCTTGTATAATAGCAAAACACAAAAGAAATCGATATCATTAAAAACTTGAGTACATAGAAGCGAAGACAAGCAATACCTCATTGCCATCAGCACAGTAGCCTCTGAGGAAATTTTCACAAACACTTGAATCAGGATTGACATGTACATGTCTATAAGGACAATCATCATTGGAGCATGACCCTGTAAAAACAAGAATGAGATACTAGATTGTTGTCTTAGACCAAGACCAACAACAACCAAAACATGCACCACTGAGTACCTTTCAGAAAATATGAACAATCTTGCATCCTCTCAGGGATAACCTACATCAAAAATAGTGTCATTGCATAAATACACAGAGATATCATACACTCAGAACCATAAGACAAAAATCACTTATTACCTTGTGCGTCAATTTGCAGGTGCTATTGGTGCATGAACCAGTCAGGAATTTCGTGCAAACTACTATTTTAGAGGGATCATGGATGTACGGACACTTCCAATCATCCTTGTTGCATTTTCCAAATCTAGTGAAGAACTGGCAATATTTACTCTTTCTAGCCAATCGCAATCGGGCAGTTCGTAAACTCCAGCGAACTTTCTCGCTTGCAAGGACACGGACACGTTTCTTTGGATCTCTAACCAGCTGGTTACCATTTCCAATTCGAacatatcaaaacaaaattCAAGATATCAAAATGACCACTAAAATGTGCTAAAAGCCTGTCTCTGTTACTGTATCTCCATTGctagtaaaaattaaaaaaatgtaaacttATGAAGGACTTCTTCAATTAAAAGCACAGATTCCTGAAGCAGAGTCATGCAAGAGAACTTACTCTTCATTGCCGATCAATAATCTCCTGGGGATATAAGATCTCTCAACATTCTTTTTTGACTGAGGAgttgctgatgatgatgatgatgattcatTATCTGCAAGTTATGCAAGAAGAGCTGAGATCTGGTGATTAGATTTCTACAAATAATGGCTATAGTGATGATCTTATCACTGTGAAACACAAGAAAAACCGGGTTAGCTCTCATATTCAATgctaaaagaacaaaaaaaccAAAGATATGTGACTCTACAGAGGCAGTTGATCAGAGTAGTTGCTCCAAAGTTACAGTAAATCATACATAGCATTCAAATAATGAAAATGCTCATGAAACATAGAAGAACAAGAACCCATTCGTAAAAAATTGAATACATATAAATGCTTTCATGAAATAACTGCAAATATATTTGCGAAAATGGAAAGAGTAGGCTGGTTAATCTACACAATCTAGAAGAGTATATGACAAATTGGCCAGCACAAATGACAGAGAAGCTAATGAAAGGGCATATAAAGCCACCTGTGATCCTCTGAAGAGTCCTCCTTGTTGGATCCATTTTGTATCGATCTGAACCAATACGAAATATTCGTTCACCTGTTTACGTGATCCAAAAATGCACATGAAGTGTTATATACAATGGGGGAATATTAATAAGCATTTTACATCCAGTACATCTCTAATTATCtatagaagttttttttttaaatgccaCACCAGGATTGCAGAGCGGCATACCTGGATGCATCTTTACACTAGGAACCCACTTACGAGAAACATGATTTCTACTCTTTGAAGCAATGTGAACTGTAcccttttcttcctttttcctCTTCTCAGCAGCAGCAACAGCTCTTGTAGCTTCCTATTAATAAAGCAAATATAGCATACTTACGTACATGATTTAAGCTGAATATCGATGAGTACTTGTGCTCAACAAACCTCCTCTGCTTTCCTCGAGTTCCTTTCAATTGATTTCGACCACTTTAAACTAGAGCCACCAACACTTAACACTTTCGACATCCTAAGAGAATATCCATGCGTTGATCTAGTGTAAATTGCACCTCTCTTTCTTGACACCAGCAGTTTTTGGCTACACAACTCGGATGAAGAAAGAGATATGCAACAGATGCATATTAGTTTAGTTCCAACCAGCTCAGAAAGAAGACACGGTATTGCAGTTCCAGCAATGAAAaagaggagatgcagaagataATCACATACCTGATGTTGGAATGGGACGGTTTCATACCCAATATAAGACTTCTCCAATAAGCAGCTCCTTTAGGCAAAAATAATCGCGGCCAGACTTTTCGAGTTCCCAGAGAATTCTTATGCTTTTCTGAAGCCTATTTATCATGTAATTTCCACACAAATGCCAACTTTGAAGATCTGCAGTTCTTGGCAAAACCAGATTGCCTTCTGGTAGAAATTTTAAGAATAATTGAGCGAGACACAAGTCTATACGCGGTAGGGTATTCATTCGCTCTTTTGACATCATTTTCTGGTGATGCTCTGAAAAGCTGGTTTTCCCTATTGTTGTAGTAACCCTCAGATAATCGTGATTGGCTATTATCCACCCCTAATATAGATATATCATCAGAATTAGAAGTCGCAACCAATTGATAAGATCTTCTCTTGACATAGATAACCTTCTTCCCAGAGTTCCCTTCTGCAGCTGTACTTTGGCAATCTGAGTTGATGACAGAATCAGTTCGACATTCAGGGGCTGGAGATGACTTTATCCTCTCCTCCATGACATATAAACTTTTCGGAGGACAATCATTGCTGTGAGGATTACTCACGGGAATAGGCTCCTCCGAGTTGCAAGGAGAGCAACTTAATAAGTTCCTATTACGATTTTCGGTAAGTACCATTGTAGTTTCTGAAGTGTTTACCTGCCCTGCTCTCTTCAGAGTTAACGCATCTGCATCACCAGTCTTGTACCTGAGATGCCAGGTCATTCTTTTTAGTATTGGGGCAAGGACTTAGCCGATAAACTGAGGAACTTGAACCAGGCAATCCATGTGAGGCGTCATTTGATGGGACATGTTTCCTAACTAGACTATTACCTTTCCGCATGTATGAACTCTGTAAAGGTCTGGCTTCTTTTGTTGCATTAGGTTCCGTAACTGCAGCAGTAGGGTCAACAGTTCGACACCACGTCCTTGATTTTGTAGTATGAGAAGAATACAATTTCCTTGTATTACTAAAATTTAAATGATGATGCATAGGCAAAAATTTAGTAACAGCAGAAGGAGCCTGGTCCTTATGCCAAGTTAGTTTACCATGTACTGGATAAAGTTTTTTGACCACTTGACTGGTATCCTTATGTAGAGATTGTGGAATGCCAGGATTAGATTGTGATTTGTTTACAGCTGCTTCTAAACATTTCCCAAGAGAACTGGTTTTTGGATCAGCAAACACATGCTTTATGTTGGAGATTTTCTCACTGTGACGAATCATTTCAGTATCTGATAGGCTGGCTGATGTCCTAGTGTTTCCCGAAATACATGAATCCAAGTAACATGCAGCCCTTCAGGAGAAGACATGCAAGATTGCATGTCAAAGCTAGATGCTAACGATTCATCTCCAGAATCAGAAGCACTGGGACCATTTCTGTCAGAACATGATATGCCACTAGCAATTAAACCCAGATCGTCACTCCCTAGTAATCTGTCTCCCTCTACCAGATTTTCATTAAGTCATTAATACTAACATCACCTCGCACATCAGTGGTTCGGCATTGTGTGATGGTTATGGATGCTGATGAAGTATCCCAACTATGCTCAGCTCGCAATTCAGATATGGCCTGGTGGGATGCTGCTCAAGAATTGGCGCCTTGCTGGACCCATCTGCAATTGTATCATCTTCAGAAATAGAGGAGAGACTTGATCTTGGGCTGGAAAGTTTCTGCTTTTTACGGTGGCCTAGGTTAACGGGCTTGATTGCATCCCTATCTGCATCACATACAGAAGCTTTATCATGTACATATTTGTTGGAAATGTTCACATCCTGATTGAAACCCAAACTGTCTCCACAACCAGCATTTTCTTGAGATAAAAAGTTCTCATGTTCCTGCTGCGCAAACCCATCAGCTCTCAACTGGTGCACATGGTCAGCATTCTCAGTAGTAGTTAGCAATCCCTCGGCATGGCCAGAACACCGAGTAATAACACTACGGATCACATATGACGATGCAGATCTTGTGCTCAAAGTGTTCCCCTTCCTCTTCAGTGCAGGTTTTGTGTTCAAATTGTTCCTTTTCCTCTTCCTCTTAGGAACCAAGGGTTTACAAGCATCAACTTTGATCGCATGATAATATCTTTCCATTCGTGAATCAGCTCCAAGCAAAGGCTGATTTGTTCCTCCTTTATCCATATGCTCTGGTGAAGTTTCCTGAGATACAAATTGGTAATCTGAAACAATATCCTGGTTGGCAGCAGAATCTCTTGATTCAGTAGCTGAATGAGATGGCACCTCAATAGCATTTGCCAACAGAGCATTTGACTTAGATGAAATCGCAAGCTCCATAGGACTCTGCTACCTCTCTCTCTTAACTTCCATTCTCATCCCCATCTTCGCAGACCCTTTTCCCTCGACCTTGAAACTACATATACCAGACTCATTTGCAAAGTGCTGAGATTTTAAAACTCCACCGTGCCTGCTATGGATTTTTCCTAATTGACTCCTAAGTAATGTATTCTTTTTCTGCAATCTCTTCTTCTTATCAGGCCAAAttaacccccccccccccccctactAACCCCAGTCCCTAACCTACCACTAAATCTACCCAAACTTGGAATATTATCAGCAAATTCTGGTTTCCTGCTTCCCAATCGAGACAAAACTCCACCAAAACTCAGATCATCCTCAGCATATTCCGGTGGCCTGTTTCCAAGTCGAGACAAAACCCAACCAAACCTTAGATCATTCTCAGAAAGTTCTGGCTGCCTGTTTCCCAGTCGAGACAAAACTCCAGAGGACCTACTAGAGTCCCGTCtcatctcatcatcaaaactaGGATCCCTGTACAAATCACAACTCCGGCCGGTCATAACCATTCGACTATCCCATCTCCTCTCATCATAATCACACTCCCTGTACAAGTAACGATTCCGATCATTCCTACCACTATCTCAACTCCTCTCATCATAGTCCCCCCTTCTGTCCAAGTCAGAACCCCAATCACTAAGACCACTATCACATATCCTGCCATCATCCCTCTTTCTATACAACTCAAAATTCTCAGGAATTACATCACGATCTCCTCTATCAGCCTCAGGAACCTTTCTATGAACTCCCGTTGCACCCCAACACAAATCTCGATTCCAATTTTCAGGCAATTCACGTATATCATCAACACGACCTCGAGTACAATTTTCATTTTCGTAGACAGGATTTCTCCTGGGATAATTATGAACAATTCGCAAGGGTGTGTTTTCTCTCGGAGGTGGGGGCGGAAGAAGGGTTGGGTGGAAATAGGGTTTCAATGGAAGAGTAATATTCAATGAACGGGTATCTGATGGAGGCGGCGGTGGGGGGAGGTGGTGGGGATAGTGTTGGGGGTGTGAAATCGGGAGGGCGGAGGACATTTTCATACctgaggtggtggtggtggtggtggtggtgatggtggCGGAAGCGAGGGGGCGGCGGGGGGAGATCCATTGCGCGGCGGCGATTGGTCGGATTTTGCGTGAGCTACAAATATGggtattcttttctttgttgaaTTATTCAAATTAGGCGGaggaaaattaaaattattaaccTTTTCGTATATCATGTAAATAATCCAATAATATCTTATTTTTGGGATTTATCCATTATTTTAGTTTTCTATTTCGTCAGTTATAGTATGAAAATTCGATTCAAATAAATGTATCTAGGTATATTATGGGAAATGATATCATTTCCTTGTTAAAGATCATGGCAAGAAAATAATTCAGTATCTTATGTAAAAATAGATTTGCTTTAGCCTTTAGGGATTGTAAAAATAGACTACTGCTGGTACTACATAGGAGTATAAATTACTGTATACTTCTATTCAAACTTAAGGCATTGTTTGGTAGCTTAGTATAATTTTTCATGTTATGGTAggctaaataataaaataaatattttaactcTATATTTGATGtatattagtttatattaaGTTTAGATTATAATCGTACAAAAAttctcttaataaatctaaattaaaataagaaagatgaaaGTTTGAGgctaataaaataaatgaacttaaattaaattaattatcatgATTGAATATTCTATATAAATTAGTTATTTCACCTTATCTTCAGTAAGCATATGGAGTACTACCATATCTGATTTGAAGAAGAGCACCATGAATATGACAACATTATTATAATGTAATCACTATATAAGTACACTTTGATGGGAGGCTTCAACAGCCAAAATACATCATTCTAATTATTCTGAAAAACAACCAAACAAAAAAGAATGGCTTCACACTCTCACAGCTGTACTAAGGGAAGGAGGAGGACAGACCTACAATACAAATAAACCTCTCATCCAACCCCACACTCACCATGACTAACAAATGCCAACACACAACCACACACCACGACTAGTCGAAGCTCGAAGAGCGACTCCACCTGCCCCGTAGATAATCTTCCAAGGAAACGCTATGCTCGATGCTGCTTAGGGAGAGCGAGTCATCCTCCTCCACGTCGAGCATTGCAAGGTTGAGATAGGATTGGAGGTTCGTCCGTGACATGATTTCATCGTCTATTGCATCGGGCCCATCCACGGAGTTGCTAGCTTCTATGTGCACCGGCCCCTCAGAGGCGTTCACTTGCAGTCTAGCCCACTTCACGACCTCAGGATCGCCCTGGAGAAGCTTCAAAACCTGTCCACAAGAGTGAGTCAAATAGTGGATGTGATGAGAAACGCAAGAGAAATGACTTACTTGGCTCATTTGGGGCCGAGCTCGTGGTGCACGTCTGATGCAAAGAGATGCAGCTAGAAGCATCCTCTCCACTTGATCATGATCATAGTTGCTTCCTAGGTTCGGATCAAGCAACGTAGTGAACTTATCCGAGGTTAGAATAGGCTTCGCCTGTCACATCAGCAAGAACAATCTTAACTCCATTTGCTGTCAAAGTTAAATCAAACAAACATACATACCCACATAACAAGGCTCTCTTGTCCTTTTTCACAGTTGCTGCTTATCGGTTTCCTCCCCGAGAGAAGCTCGAGAAGAACTACTCCATAGGCGTAGACGTCTACCTTCTCGTTTACCTTCCCATACATGAAATATTCAGGAGCCAAATATCTGAGCAGAACAACATGATGAGTCACACTGTTTTCCAATCCAAGAATGCTGAGCAAAAAAAGAGTTACTGACCCGAAAGTGCCAGCAACGTCTGTGCATGTTATGTGAGTCGAATTCGGTGATGCCCATTTAGCAAGCCCAAAATCTGAAAGCTGAGAATGTGATCAAATAGAATTGGTGAGTGATGGATAcataagtagtagtagtagtagtagtacatgAAATGAAATACGTATGTAGCTGATATCAATTATCACCTGAGGCTCGAAATCTTCGAATAGGAGTATGTTTGATGACTTAACATCTCTGTGGATCACAGGCTGCTCTTCTCTGCTGTGGAGATAATCCAAAGCCTCAGCAACGCCTATAGCGACCTTGTATCTCTCGTTCCACCCGAACGAGAGTGGACCCTTTTTATCGCCTAGTTTTTCAAAAGTTGATTCTGTTAGGTAACAAAACCAAAATTCATAACCAAATAAGACCATTTTTGGTATATGAAATATACCATGAAGATTTTCTTCAAGGCTTCCTCTTGATAGGAAATCATACACCAAGAGAAGCTGATTGTCCTCAAAACAGAATCCAAAGAGTGAGATGATGTTTTTGTGATGTATCGCGGTGATGATCTCGATTTCTAGGACAAACTCCTTCAAAGCATTCTCGGATGGCTTCAGGATCTTCACGGCAAGCTCCTTCCCGTCCGGAAGGCAACCTCGATAGACCTGACTACTGCCTCCTTTACCTATCATATTCCCTAGAATTTCACAGATACAACTACACAGTCAAGCGAAAAATGAACCATAACAACATATCCAaatcaaattcagcaaaaaAAACCTTCTCTGAAGTTGGAGGTAGCTAGTTCAAGCTCCCTGAACTTGAACAGTCTGCACGTGGCGGAGTACTTCTCGTGAAGGCCCTCCAGCTCCTCCGGCAAGGACCTTGAGCTCGATGGAACAGGCGAGGCCTCATTCCCAACAGGAAAAATTGCACCAATTTCTCCATCTAGTTCATGATTTGGGGAGTCATAGTCTTTCCTAGACAGATTCTCGATATACAAACAATATTTACTCGGTAGCCTCAACGCCCACTGAACTACAGAGATCTGCCTCACTTGCTGAATCTGCGAAGAACTCGTGTTACAAACCATGGCACAATGAAGAAGTGGCCAACCAGGCTTCACCTCAGACAATCCCCTCAACAAGAGTGAGACCGTGCCAGATGCAACGACATCAGCCTTCTTCACTGGAACAATCGCCATCGAAGAATCCCTCTCCCTCTTAGCTTCATCCTTCGAAGGCTCCTCAGCTAGCCCCTTGCACGGCTCATGCCATGTCACTGAATCTGGCGTGCAAATCGAGCATTTCTGCTCAACGGAATCTGGTTTACCACAGCCACCTTCTCCCCATGTCAGCATTGGCTTAATAAGATCACCACCTTCGTTGAGCACTTTGATGTTCTTGCTGAATGATCTTTGCAGAGCAGTAAGTAAACCATTTCTACGATTGTGTTCGAGCTCTATACAAGTCAAGATCAAAGGCAACAGAATGAACAAACATGTCTGATAGATTTTCTTTAGTACACAATcatgaaaaagagaaaaaaaacacTACCTTTGACACTAACACGAGACGCGAAACTGGATTCACGGTGAAACACAATCTTTCCATTGTTAACAGCCAACACAGAGCATTCCTTTGACAGTTTCTTCGCGCAGTATTTAGCTACAGATGCAGAAGAACGAGCCGTCTGAGCCGTTCCTACTATAACCTCGGATGCATAGTAAGATTTAGCTTCTCGAACAAGGATTTTTTGAATCGATGAGCCTCTGCATATCTTTAGTTTGAGATCTACCTACAGTATTAGCAACAGATTACCAACTTTTAGCTCAAACAAAGCAAAGGAAACTTATTCTTGAGGTAAGTCATGATTGTCATAAATGAAACTGTAATAAATTCTTGAGGCTAGCAGCTTAGATCCGCCGAAAGTTTTTGACAAATTATTGTCTAACTTATGTGAAACATCACTAACATTAGAGTGTAATAATGAACATTTCAAGAATTTACCAGAAAGTACaataaatgagaaaagaaaagtAATATTGACAAACAGTTTACCTGCTTTAAATTACAGAATCCTTCGTAAACTTCAAGAATTGAATCAAAGGCTTTAACCAGGGAGAGAAGGGATGACTTTCCATCACGATCAACAATTTCTGCACAAACCCACCTCatcaaatcaataaaatttcacaaactaCAAAAAGGGATGCAAAAAAAGGGATCAAATTGTTCGAACTTCAAAATCCAAGAATGCATTTTTATGCGCCCATGATCTCCCAATTCACATAATTGGTCGATAAAAAATGATcccacaaacaaaaacatggttgagaaacacacacacaccgTTGTTCTTGAGAACATGAAGGGCGATGACGCGATCACCGGCGTGAGCGACTTTAACGAGGGCCCACGTGAGAAGCTCTCTGCTGTAGGAGTCGAGCTTGACGCCAACCACCACCGTGCGGCCGCCGGAGCACTCTTCAACCACCATCTGAGTAGAGTCTGAAAGAGCTGTGATTAAGCTCTCAACctcatagagagagagagaagggagtTATGTATTATTAATGTATATGTGAAAAGGTGGGTTCTTTTCGGTTGTTAAATGTTTGTAACTGAAATTAGGAGAAGTTTTTTGGTATGTTTTTCAAGAATTGAGCAAATGTCGGATGTCAGGAAGTCGTCTGCTTCTATGGTTATGTACACGACTCTGCTTTTCGTCCTTCAACTCTCTCTTGTAGTTGTATTGATTTCGTGTGTTTTGCATAATTAAATACTCAACTCATTTTATTGAAGTAAGTAAAAAGAATTTAGATTTAAatctattcatttttttatttttttaaaaaggatGGTGATAAAAATTGCAATTCAACAGCCGATGCattgattaaataaaaatgaaatccaAATGTGGCTACTAAATCTCATGGAgagttgaaatttttttattaaatttaatatttgatTGAGCACGCCAACataattatttgtttattttg contains:
- the LOC121811025 gene encoding uncharacterized protein LOC121811025; the encoded protein is MQDCSYFLKGSCSNDDCPYRHVHVNPDSSVCENFLRGYCADGNECRKKHTYVCPASEATGVCPQASTCSLHHPKKKEMKPTIEQKVVRGRYFDGGLVGVNDWSSASAAVEKLSSKENNYPFSNNKMRTQVREIEREEQKHQRIKHCCCHLSFQAFSLTTKSRTRDDEGGQMRRGSSREIKKTHSMRRSHQRRRRFSSDSDADSEEEEDEEEDADDASSSAAARRRLRMMKCLSCKEDYGDRSAGTCRECYEEAGETEEEHKLEIEELKSKVNFLLLLCSTSHSAARANTPCFSDVVLVACGSPDSPDMLCNSPSIPAHRAVLASRSPVFRAMLENEMEERLSGTIKMNDVSYDALRAFVNYLYTAEACLDENMACDLLILAEKYQVKHLKTYCEKYLMSRLNWENSLPYYAFAHQHCAKTLLDSALSLVLDHMDKVTKRDEYAELVDKDPRVVVDIYEAYLSKQINTAATKDSTPNAPS
- the LOC121811040 gene encoding uncharacterized protein LOC121811040 codes for the protein MELAISSKSNALLANAIEVPSHSATESRDSAANQDIVSDYQFVSQETSPEHMDKGGTNQPLLGADSRMERYYHAIKVDACKPLVPKRKRKRNNLNTKPALKRKGNTLSTRSASSYVIRSVITRCSGHAEGLLTTTENADHVHQLRADGFAQQEHENFLSQENAGCGDSLGFNQDVNISNKYVHDKASVCDADRDAIKPVNLGHRKKQKLSSPRSSLSSISEDDTIADGSSKAPILEQHPTRPYLNCELSIVGILHQHP
- the LOC121794987 gene encoding probable receptor-like serine/threonine-protein kinase At5g57670 is translated as MVVEECSGGRTVVVGVKLDSYSRELLTWALVKVAHAGDRVIALHVLKNNEIVDRDGKSSLLSLVKAFDSILEVYEGFCNLKQVDLKLKICRGSSIQKILVREAKSYYASEVIVGTAQTARSSASVAKYCAKKLSKECSVLAVNNGKIVFHRESSFASRVSVKELEHNRRNGLLTALQRSFSKNIKVLNEGGDLIKPMLTWGEGGCGKPDSVEQKCSICTPDSVTWHEPCKGLAEEPSKDEAKRERDSSMAIVPVKKADVVASGTVSLLLRGLSEVKPGWPLLHCAMVCNTSSSQIQQVRQISVVQWALRLPSKYCLYIENLSRKDYDSPNHELDGEIGAIFPVGNEASPVPSSSRSLPEELEGLHEKYSATCRLFKFRELELATSNFREGNMIGKGGSSQVYRGCLPDGKELAVKILKPSENALKEFVLEIEIITAIHHKNIISLFGFCFEDNQLLLVYDFLSRGSLEENLHGDKKGPLSFGWNERYKVAIGVAEALDYLHSREEQPVIHRDVKSSNILLFEDFEPQLSDFGLAKWASPNSTHITCTDVAGTFGYLAPEYFMYGKVNEKVDVYAYGVVLLELLSGRKPISSNCEKGQESLVMWAKPILTSDKFTTLLDPNLGSNYDHDQVERMLLAASLCIRRAPRARPQMSQVLKLLQGDPEVVKWARLQVNASEGPVHIEASNSVDGPDAIDDEIMSRTNLQSYLNLAMLDVEEDDSLSLSSIEHSVSLEDYLRGRWSRSSSFD